Proteins co-encoded in one Thermocrinis sp. genomic window:
- a CDS encoding DsrE family protein produces MRFLFVVSSNPFSKDYATILKLTKELVKKGEVIIFFTGNGAYYTIRPETEEFKKLGARLLFCSHSAHQRGIKEPLPFFESSSTYNLSRIMLECDKVLSFN; encoded by the coding sequence ATGAGGTTTCTTTTTGTAGTAAGCAGTAATCCTTTTTCAAAAGACTACGCAACTATTTTAAAGCTAACAAAAGAATTGGTAAAAAAGGGAGAGGTTATCATCTTCTTTACGGGCAACGGTGCATACTATACAATAAGACCGGAAACGGAAGAGTTTAAAAAGCTCGGAGCAAGGCTTCTGTTTTGTTCTCATTCTGCCCACCAAAGGGGCATAAAAGAACCCCTTCCCTTCTTTGAAAGCAGTTCTACTTATAATCTCTCAAGAATAATGCTTGAGTGTGATAAAGTCCTATCTTTTAACTGA
- a CDS encoding sulfurtransferase TusA family protein, with translation MADRELDIKGEVCPFTFVKSKLVLEQMEVGQVLRVILDYPPSVENVPKSMKEEGQEVLAVNKLDNGSWEILIRKVK, from the coding sequence ATGGCGGACAGAGAACTTGATATAAAAGGTGAGGTTTGCCCATTTACCTTCGTGAAAAGTAAGCTTGTTTTGGAGCAAATGGAGGTGGGTCAGGTTCTCAGAGTTATTTTAGACTATCCGCCATCCGTGGAAAACGTGCCAAAAAGCATGAAGGAAGAAGGACAAGAAGTGCTGGCAGTTAATAAGTTAGACAATGGCAGTTGGGAAATACTCATAAGGAAGGTTAAATGA
- a CDS encoding aldo/keto reductase, with the protein MEKKNFLNLSLSELGVGTYLGDLDEKTSQGYREVIREAFKRGVNVVDTAIVYRYMKSERDVGAVVSEFGRENFVISTKGGYVPYDVELGVDPKDYFYENFINTGIINIQEMTSQGHYLGAKFIEWCFNKSLENMQTDYIDIYFLHNPEEQLNFFSREQFLKKLEECFYFLEEMVRVGKLKFYGLATWSGFRVSPSSRQYLSLAQIVKVAEKVAGKDHHMRFIQLPYNLGMTEAYTLKNQEINGEKLSTLEACERLNIYTYTSASIYQGRVIGRVHQKLKEFFHLERDIHVALQFVRSTPGVGTALVGMSKLYHLNENLELFERPKIDQSTFLKLFQ; encoded by the coding sequence ATGGAAAAAAAGAATTTTTTAAACTTATCCCTTTCTGAGCTTGGTGTGGGAACCTATTTGGGAGATTTGGATGAAAAAACCTCACAAGGCTACAGGGAAGTTATACGTGAAGCTTTCAAAAGGGGAGTTAATGTGGTAGATACTGCCATAGTGTATAGGTATATGAAGAGCGAGAGGGACGTGGGTGCGGTAGTAAGTGAGTTCGGAAGGGAGAACTTTGTTATATCTACAAAGGGTGGTTATGTTCCTTACGACGTGGAACTTGGAGTAGATCCAAAGGATTATTTTTACGAGAACTTTATTAATACTGGCATTATAAACATTCAAGAGATGACTTCCCAAGGACACTACCTTGGAGCTAAGTTTATAGAGTGGTGTTTTAACAAAAGCTTGGAAAACATGCAAACAGATTACATAGATATATATTTTCTTCACAATCCCGAAGAGCAACTGAACTTTTTCTCAAGGGAGCAATTCCTAAAGAAGCTGGAAGAGTGTTTTTATTTCTTGGAAGAGATGGTAAGAGTTGGAAAGCTTAAATTTTACGGGCTTGCTACCTGGAGCGGTTTTAGAGTGTCCCCTTCCTCAAGACAGTATTTATCCTTGGCACAGATCGTCAAAGTTGCAGAAAAGGTAGCTGGAAAGGATCACCACATGAGGTTTATCCAACTTCCATACAACTTGGGAATGACAGAAGCATACACTTTAAAAAATCAAGAAATAAACGGAGAAAAACTTTCCACCCTTGAAGCTTGCGAAAGGTTAAACATTTACACTTACACGAGCGCATCCATCTATCAGGGTAGGGTGATAGGTCGTGTCCATCAAAAACTAAAGGAGTTTTTCCACTTAGAGAGGGATATCCATGTAGCCCTTCAGTTCGTAAGGAGCACTCCAGGAGTGGGCACCGCACTGGTAGGAATGAGCAAGCTATACCACTTAAATGAGAACCTTGAGCTGTTTGAAAGACCAAAGATTGACCAAAGCACGTTCCTAAAACTTTTCCAATAA